In the genome of Magnolia sinica isolate HGM2019 chromosome 2, MsV1, whole genome shotgun sequence, one region contains:
- the LOC131237169 gene encoding probable ubiquitin-conjugating enzyme E2 23, whose product MRNEHHVANENISESAEYAEVNDMSNPTECATNGFASSPNGSSESGEAIKSQESIRDVSNELYVYRQDVVKCKKHEGLVGIVMEVAGDSDSDGSVTDDDSDDSEDGGHSNCDDDGGGRDDNRNGTNDTEDDGDKNDSLQDGQIRVIWLDHTETTNSLSDITVVDRGFLHGDIVASASDPTGQVGVVVDVNISVDLLAADGTVVKDVSSRLLKRVTDFTVGDYVVCGPWLGRVDDVLDNVTVLFDDGSTCKVMKADPSRLKPVSKNILEDANFPYHPGQRVKASSSSVFKHARWLSGVWKASRLEGTVTKVHAGSVFVYWIASASPGYGSGSVSVPPEEQKPKDLALLSCFAHSNWQLGDWCLLPSSATSSSAPLDEALLSGNSKHRSRGCESHAWDSKECADTENEVSDMSCCTDGSGAPEKLDGICEPSQSRNSMDLDATSNVDGDSGTAESNASLASGSCSSLMSVSKEPVQEGWPAHRKKIRKVVVRRDRKGRKRGETFERALLIINTMTKVDVAWQDGTREFGQDSKALIPISSPGDHEFYPEQYVVEKASNDGDDPSDVRRVGVVRSVNAKERTACVRWLKPVARPEDPKEFDNEEMVSVYELDEHPDYDYCYGDVVVRLSPVSVGADTPIPVEASGDRKSRKHAGSKRVENASNDETDANFSGLSWVGNITGLQDGDIEVTWADGMVSKVGPQAIYVVGRDDDEESIEGGSEVSDDDAASWETVEENEMRVLENAEEEANLQNDSGKSSESGNGASADSEESNPGRNGPLSIPLAALGFVTRLATGLFSRGRKQSDVLGSDSKIADEPGLLENVKDSEGELADNEFTSQEADAIDDHSPNNTGENAEECGSVAVNMIVELDRVENINGQMSEESDAGTTRACHEDNPCRFKRFDIAKDPLDHYYLDGSGQNNNGGRKWVKKVQQDWSILEKNLPDGIHVRVYEDRMDLLRAVIVGAYGTPYQDGLFFFDFHLPPEYPQVPPSAYYHSGGLRLNPNLYEDGKVCLSLLNTWTGKGNEVWDPSSSSILQVLVSLQGLVLNSKPYFNEAGYDKQVGTAEGEKNSLSYNENTFLLNCKSMLYLLRRPPMHFEELVKQHFQRRGYYILKACDAYMEGCLVGSLTKDACRNEKSSENSNSVGFKLMLAKIVPKLDSALMEVGADRYQFKHLLQS is encoded by the exons ATGAGGAATGAGCATCATGTTGCCAATGAAAACATTTCAGAATCTGCGGAATATGCAGAAGTGAATGACATGTCGAATCCAACTGAATGTGCAACAAATGGTTTTGCATCTTCGCCCAATGGAAGTTCCGAAAGTGGGGAAGCAATAAAGTCTCAGGAGTCTATAAGAGACGTGTCGAATGAGCTATATGTCTACAGACAAGATGTTGTGAAGTGCAAGAAGCATGAAGGCCTGGTTGGGATTGTAATGGAGGTTGCtggtgactcagattctgatggAAGTGTCACTGATGATGACAGTGATGACTCTGAGGATGGTGGTCATTCTAAttgtgatgatgatggtggtggccgTGATGATAACCGCAATGGTACTAATGATACTGAAGATGATGGTGACAAGAACGATTCTCTTCAAGATGGCCAAATTAGAGTAATTTGGCTTGATCATACTGAGACAACTAACAGTCTTAGTGATATCACGGTTGTAGATCGAGGATTCTTGCACGGGGACATTGTTGCTTCTGCTTCAGATCCGACAGGACAAGTGGGGGTTGTGGTAGATGTCAATATCTCAGTTGATTTGCTAGCTGCAGATGGAACAGTTGTAAAAGATGTCTCCTCCAGACTTTTGAAACGGGTAACAGATTTCACCGTGGGTGATTATGTCGTCTGTGGTCCTTGGCTGGGTAGAGTTGATGATGTTCTAGACAATGTGACAGTGTTGTTTGATGATGGATCAACTTGTAAAGTCATGAAGGCTGATCCTTCACGGCTCAAACCAGTTTCCAAAAATATACTTGAAGATGCAAATTTCCCGTATCACCCAGGTCAGCGCGTTAAGGCTAGCTCGTCGTCAGTTTTCAAGCATGCTAGGTGGCTTTCTGGAGTGTGGAAAGCTAGCCGTCTGGAAGGTACTGTTACTAAAGTTCATGCTGGATCAGTTTTTGTTTATTGGATAGCTTCAGCCAGCCCTGGTTATGGTTCTGGGTCAGTATCTGTCCCTCCTGAAGAGCAGAAGCCGAAGGATTTGGCACTGTTATCTTGCTTTGCACATTCAAATTGGCAACTGGGTGACTGGTGTCTGCTTCCTTCATCAGCAACATCATCTTCAGCCCCCTTGGATGAGGCTTTATTAAGCGGAAATTCCAAGCATCGTAGTAGGGGCTGTGAATCTCATGCCTGGGATTCAAAGGAGTGTGCAGATACTGAAAATGAAGTTAGTGATATGAGCTGTTGCACAGATGGGTCAGGTGCTCCAGAGAAATTAGATGGAATCTGTGAGCCATCCCAAAGTAGGAATTCCATGGATCTTGATGCAACTTCTAATGTGGATGGAGATAGTGGAACTGCAGAAAGTAATGCCTCCCTTGCTTCTGGCTCTTGCAGCAGCTTAATGTCAGTCTCAAAGGAACCCGTGCAAGAAGGTTGGCCTGCACATCGCAAAAAGATCCGTAAGGTTGTTGTTAGAAGAGACAGGAAAGGTAGGAAAAGAGGTGAAACTTTTGAAAGAGCTCTTCTCATTATAAATACTATGACAAAGGTTGATGTGGCTTGGCAAGACGGAACTAGAGAATTTGGACAGGATTCGAAGGCTTTAATTCCAATCAGTAGTCCAGGTGATCATGAATTCTACCCTGAACAGTACGTGGTGGAGAAGGCATCGAATGATGGAGATGATCCTTCTGATGTGAGACGTGTAGGGGTTGTCAGAAGTGTGAATGCAAAGGAGCGGACTGCATGTGTGAGGTGGTTGAAGCCAGTTGCAAGGCCAGAAGATCCAAAGGAATTTGATAATGAGGAAATGGTAAGTGTCTATGAACTTGACGAGCATCCAGATTATGATTACTGCTATGGAGACGTTGTTGTTCGGCTATCCCCAGTTTCAGTGGGAGCTGATACACCCATTCCAGTGGAAGCTAGTGGTGATCGGAAGAGCAGAAAACATGCAGGATCTAAAAGGGTGGAGAATGCATCCAATGACGAAACTGATGCTAATTTTTCTGGTCTATCTTGGGTGGGGAATATAACCGGTCTTCAAGATGGTGATATTGAAGTTACATGGGCTGATGGGATGGTTTCGAAG gttggtCCTCAAGCAATTTATGTGGTTGGCCGGGATGATGACGAGGAATCAATTGAAGGTGGGAGCGAAGTCAGTGATGATGATGCGGCTAGTTGGGAAACAGTCGAAGAAAATGAAATGCGTGTCCTCGAGAATGCTGAAGAG GAAGCTAACTTGCAGAATGATTCTGGGAAAAGTTCTGAGTCTGGAAATGGTGCTTCAGCTGATTCAGAAGAAAGCAATCCTGGTCGGAATGGACCGCTTTCAATTCCTCTAGCTGCTCTCGGATTTGTTACTAGACTCGCCACTGGCTTGTTCTCTCGAGGAAGAAAACAGTCAGATGTACTGGGTTCAGATTCCAAAATTGCTGATGAACCTGGATTGCTGGAAAATGTCAAGGATTCAGAGGGAGAATTAGCTGACAATGAATTTACCTCTCAAGAAGCTGATGCTATAGATGATCATAGTCCAAACAATACTGGTGAAAATGCAGAGGAATGCGGTTCTGTGGCAGTTAACATGATTGTAGAACTGGACAGGGTAGAAAATATAAATGGCCAGATGTCTGAAGAATCTGATGCTGGCACAACAAGGGCATGTCATGAGGATAATCCTTGTCGATTTAAACGCTTTGATATTGCTAAAGATCCATTGGACCATTATTATCTTGATGGGAGCGGACAG AATAACAATGGTGGAAGGAAGTGGGTTAAGAAGGTTCAGCAAGACTGGAGCATCCTCGAGAAGAACTTACCTG ATGGGATTCATGTTAGAGTGTATGAGGACCGAATGGATCTCCTAAGGGCTGTGATAGTTGGAGCATATGGAACGCCTTACCAAGATGGTCTTTTCTTCTTTGATTTTCACCTTCCACCAGAATACCCTCAAGTTCCACCG TCAGCATACTATCATTCTGGTGGTTTGCGGTTAAACCCAAATTTATACGAGGATGGGAAGGTGTGCCTTAGCCTTTTAAATACATGGACTGGCAAAGGAAATGAAGTTTGGGACCCATCGTCTTCAAGCATCCTTCAAGTCCTAGTTTCACTCCAGGGTTTGGTACTCAACTCTAAGCCATATTTCAATGAGGCCGGATACGATAAGCAGGTTGGGACAGCCGAGGGAGAGAAGAATTCTTTATCCTACAATGAGAACACTTTCCTTCTAAATTGCAAGTCAATGTTGTATCTTCTCCGAAGGCCTCCCATG CATTTTGAAGAGCTTGTCAAGCAGCATTTCCAAAGGCGTGGCTATTACATACTCAAAGCATGCGACGCATATATGGAAGGTTGTTTAGTTGGTTCTCTCACAAAAGATGCTTGCAGAAATGAAAAGAGCAGTGAGAACTCAAACTCAGTTGGTTTCAAGCTTATGCTGGCTAAGATTGTGCCCAAGCTGGATTCAGCTCTAATGGAAGTTGGCGCTGACCGTTACCAATTCAAGCACCTACTTCAGTCATAG